Sequence from the Clostridium butyricum genome:
GTTCAGCCAAATGCAGGTCTTCCGACTTTATCAGTTAATAATGAAACAAAGTACGATGTTACTAAGGAAGAATTTGCAGAAACATTATGCAGTTTTATAGATAGTGGTGTAAGTATAATCGGAGGATGTTGTGGTACGACACCTGATTATATAAGAGAGCTGGTAAAAAGAACTGATGGTAAAAGTATTCTAAAAAGAGAAAAAAATTATTATCCAGCAGTATGTACACCATCAAAAGTTGTTAAAATTGATGGTATAAGAATTGTTGGAGAAAGAATTAATCCTACAGGAAAAAAATTATTTAAACAGGCACTTATTAATGATGATTTAGATTATATATTAAATACAGCAGTAGCACAGACAGAAGCAGGAGCTCATATACTTGATGTTAATGTAGGTCTCCCAGAAATAAATGAACCAGAGATGATGCAGAAGGTGGTTAAGGAAATTCAAGGAATACTTGATATTCCACTTCAGATAGATTCTTCTGATAAAAATGCAATAGAAAAAGGCTTAAGATATTATAATGGTAAGCCTATATTAAATTCAGTAAATGGTGAAGATAAAGTATTGGAAAATATACTTCCAATGGTTAAAAAGTATGGAGCTAATGTTGTTGGTTTAACATTAAGTGAAAGTGGAATACCTAAAAAGGCAGAGGAAAGATTTGAGATAGCAAAAAAAATAGTTGATAAAGCGGCTCAATATGGAATAAATAAAGAAAATGTTTTTATAGACTGTCTTGTACTTACAGTTTCAGCTCAACAGGAAGAAGTTCAAGAAACTTTAAAAGCAGTAAGAATGGTAAAAGAAAAATTAGGAGTTAAGACTCTACTAGGTGTTTCTAATATATCATTTGGACTTCCAAACAGAAAACTTATAAATGAAACATTTTTAGCATTAGCACTTGCAAATGGCCTTGATCTTCCTATAATGAACCCTAATGAAAGTGGGATGGTAAGGGTTATAGATTCCTACAATGTTCTTTATAATTATGATAAGGGTTCTGAGCATTATATAAAAAATTATGCTAATGTTACAATAGAAAGCAATGTAGAGATAAAAAATGCAGATAAAACAAATATAATAAAATCACAATCAGAAAATGGTGAAAGTAACTTAAAAAGTATTGTAATAAAAGGATTAAAAGAAGAGGCTAAGTCTGCAACAACTAATTTGCTGAAAAAATATGAACCTCTAACTATAGTTAATGAATATTTAATACCAGCTCTAGATGAAGTTGGTGATAAATATGAAAAGGGAGTGTTATTCCTTCCTCAGCTAATACAAGCAGCAGAAACCGTGAAAAATTCCTTTGCAGTATTAAAAGCTGAAATTTCTAAAAATAATCAAGAGACAATATCAAAAGGAAAAATAATTGTTGCAACAGTCAAAGGTGATATTCATGATATAGGTAAGAATATAGTTAAGGTTATACTTGAAAATTATGGATATGAAATGATTGATTTAGGAAAGGATGTTCCAATTGAAACTGTTGTAAGTGAAGCAAAAAAACACAATGTGAAATTAATAGGATTAAGTGCTCTTATGACAACTACCCTTAGAAGCATGGAAGAGACAATTAAAGCCTTGAAAGAAGATGGATATGAGGGAAAGGTTTTTGTAGGTGGAGCTGTACTTACACCAGAATATGCAGATGCAATAGGTGCTGATTTCTATGCAAAAGATGCTAGAGAATCAGTGGAAATTGCTAAGAAAGTACTATCGTAATAAAAATATAATAGAAAGCTGTTTTAAGACAAATAAGTTTTAAAGCAGCTTTTTATTATTGTATTTTTAGTTATTAATTACTTTATTGAATTAACTAAATAATAGATAAAATAATATAAAAAAGTAAATATAGGAAATAAATATTAATTAATATGTGAAAAAAACAAATATAACTATTGAAAAAACAAAAAAATAACAATATAATGTAAATATATCCATTAAAATGGATAAATACGGTTTAAATTCCTATTAAGGAATTTAATTGATAAATAATTCGTATGAGAGGGGAAGAAAAATGGATGTTATACAACAAACAAACCGAACTATGCTTTTTGAGGAAATAAATCCAGAAAGATTAGATTTATTAACATTGGTTGGAGATACAAAAGGTTTAAATAGTTTAAACGACGATAAAATAAAAGAAATTAATGAAAGTCTTTTGGTAAGCAGTTTTGATGAATTTTTAGATAAATTTGCACCTACAGTATATTCGTTTTACAATGCCAATAACCAAAAAGTTATGTACACATTAAATAAACCAGAAACGTTATCTGATGAGCTTATAACAGAAATTCCAATAAATCAATCAAATGATTTCTTGAAAATGCTATTTACATTAATAGATACAAAAAGAGCACAGGGAATAGCAAATGTTGATTTTAAATTTGAGAATTTATTAGATATGATATCTCCTAAAAAAGTAATGGAAGATATTAAACAAACAAGAAAGGAAATTCAGTATACATATGGTAAATATGATTCCTTAGATGATGAAGATCCTCTTAAATTAGACTTAGGGGACAAGCTTAATGATATGTTTGAAGAGGCAAGCCAAAACTATAATAATATAATGGCAATGCTTCCACTTGCAATAGAAGATATAAAAACAAGACTTCTTTTAGGAGCAGATGATAGTGCAAGTGGAAATGACCCGTTTCAAGCTGGAGTTTTAAGCTTAGGAGAGAATGGAGAACTAAAAGTTCTTGAAGCTCCTAAGAAAGAAGAAACAGCACTGATAGCAATAGATGATAATGCAAATGCTGGACTTATTGAAGCATTTGAAGATGATTATGATGATGTTAATGACGTTAAATCGGATTATGTTAAGAGCCTTGTTGTTAGAACTTTCTGTCCTTTAACATCAACTATGGAAAGTACAATAGATATTGATAAGGAAGTTGGCAATTATAACAC
This genomic interval carries:
- a CDS encoding homocysteine S-methyltransferase family protein, producing the protein MGLKELIKEKILIFDGAMGTMLQKKGLKIGENPEILNIKSPDIIEEIHREYIESGANVITTNTFGANERKLKLCNLEVEEAVDAAINIAKKSRGEKEVYIALDIGPIGELLEPMGTLSFDEAYDIFKRQIIQGTKSGADVILFETMTDLYELKAAVLAAKENSSLPILCTMTFEENGRTFTGCLPEAMVLVLEGLGVDALGVNCSLGPKQLKPVVEEICRLSNIPVMVQPNAGLPTLSVNNETKYDVTKEEFAETLCSFIDSGVSIIGGCCGTTPDYIRELVKRTDGKSILKREKNYYPAVCTPSKVVKIDGIRIVGERINPTGKKLFKQALINDDLDYILNTAVAQTEAGAHILDVNVGLPEINEPEMMQKVVKEIQGILDIPLQIDSSDKNAIEKGLRYYNGKPILNSVNGEDKVLENILPMVKKYGANVVGLTLSESGIPKKAEERFEIAKKIVDKAAQYGINKENVFIDCLVLTVSAQQEEVQETLKAVRMVKEKLGVKTLLGVSNISFGLPNRKLINETFLALALANGLDLPIMNPNESGMVRVIDSYNVLYNYDKGSEHYIKNYANVTIESNVEIKNADKTNIIKSQSENGESNLKSIVIKGLKEEAKSATTNLLKKYEPLTIVNEYLIPALDEVGDKYEKGVLFLPQLIQAAETVKNSFAVLKAEISKNNQETISKGKIIVATVKGDIHDIGKNIVKVILENYGYEMIDLGKDVPIETVVSEAKKHNVKLIGLSALMTTTLRSMEETIKALKEDGYEGKVFVGGAVLTPEYADAIGADFYAKDARESVEIAKKVLS